A window from Symbiopectobacterium purcellii encodes these proteins:
- the rpsQ gene encoding 30S ribosomal protein S17, which produces MSDNIRTLQGRVVSDKMEKSMVVAIERFVKHPLYGKFIKRTTKLHVHDENNECGIGDVVEIRECRPLSKTKSWTLVRVVEKAIL; this is translated from the coding sequence ATGAGCGATAATATCCGTACTCTGCAAGGTCGTGTTGTGAGCGACAAAATGGAGAAATCCATGGTTGTTGCAATCGAACGTTTTGTGAAACACCCGCTGTATGGGAAATTCATCAAGCGTACGACCAAACTGCACGTACATGATGAGAACAACGAATGCGGTATCGGTGACGTGGTTGAAATCCGCGAATGCCGTCCGCTGTCCAAAACTAAGTCTTGGACGTTGGTTCGCGTTGTAGAGAAAGCGATTCTGTAA
- the rplF gene encoding 50S ribosomal protein L6, with the protein MSRVAKAPVVIPAGVEVKLNGQVISIKGKNGELTRTINDAVEVTVADNALTFAPREGFSDGWAQAGTARALLNAVVIGVTEGFTKKLKLVGVGYRAAVKGNVVNLSLGYSHPIDHALPAGITAECPTQTEIVLKCADKQVIGQVAADLRAYRRPEPYKGKGVRYADEVVRIKEAKKK; encoded by the coding sequence ATGTCTCGTGTTGCTAAAGCACCCGTCGTCATTCCTGCCGGCGTAGAGGTAAAACTCAACGGTCAGGTTATTTCGATCAAGGGTAAAAACGGCGAGCTGACTCGCACCATCAACGACGCTGTTGAAGTTACTGTGGCTGACAACGCTCTGACTTTCGCTCCGCGCGAAGGTTTTTCAGACGGTTGGGCACAGGCAGGCACCGCGCGTGCACTGCTGAACGCAGTCGTTATCGGTGTTACCGAAGGCTTCACCAAGAAGCTTAAACTGGTTGGCGTAGGTTACCGTGCCGCAGTTAAAGGCAATGTCGTGAATTTGTCTCTTGGGTACTCACACCCGATTGACCACGCGCTGCCGGCTGGTATCACAGCTGAATGCCCGACTCAAACTGAAATCGTACTGAAATGTGCTGATAAGCAGGTTATCGGTCAGGTTGCAGCTGATCTGCGCGCTTACCGTCGTCCTGAGCCTTATAAAGGCAAGGGTGTCCGTTACGCCGACGAAGTCGTGCGTATCAAAGAGGCTAAGAAGAAGTAA
- the rplP gene encoding 50S ribosomal protein L16 produces the protein MLQPKRTKFRKMHKGRNRGLAAGTDVSFGTFGLKAVGRGRLTARQIEAARRAMTRAVKRQGKIWIRVFPDKPITEKPLEVRMGKGKGNVEYWVALIQPGKVLYEMDGVPEELAREAFQLAAAKLPIKTTFVTKTVM, from the coding sequence ATGTTACAACCAAAGCGTACAAAATTCCGTAAGATGCACAAAGGCCGTAACCGCGGTCTGGCTGCCGGTACGGATGTCAGCTTCGGGACTTTCGGTCTGAAAGCTGTTGGCCGTGGTCGCCTGACTGCTCGCCAAATCGAAGCTGCACGTCGTGCCATGACCCGTGCTGTTAAGCGTCAAGGTAAGATTTGGATCCGAGTATTCCCGGACAAACCAATCACCGAGAAACCGCTTGAAGTGCGTATGGGTAAAGGTAAAGGTAACGTGGAATATTGGGTTGCCTTGATTCAGCCAGGTAAAGTCCTGTACGAAATGGACGGTGTGCCGGAAGAGTTAGCCCGTGAGGCATTCCAACTGGCAGCAGCGAAACTGCCGATCAAAACCACCTTTGTAACTAAGACGGTGATGTAA
- the rplN gene encoding 50S ribosomal protein L14 produces the protein MIQEQTMLNVADNSGARRVMCIKVLGGSHRRYAGVGDIIKITIKEAIPRGKVKKGDVLKAVVVRTKKGVRRPDGSVIRFDGNACVILNNNSEQPIGTRIFGPVTRELRSEKFMKIISLAPEVL, from the coding sequence ATGATCCAAGAACAGACTATGCTGAACGTGGCCGATAACTCCGGTGCACGTCGCGTAATGTGTATCAAGGTTCTAGGTGGCTCGCACCGTCGCTACGCAGGCGTCGGCGATATCATCAAAATTACCATCAAGGAAGCAATTCCTCGCGGTAAGGTGAAGAAAGGCGATGTTCTGAAGGCGGTAGTGGTGCGCACCAAGAAGGGTGTTCGTCGCCCGGACGGTTCTGTCATTCGCTTCGATGGCAATGCATGCGTTATTCTGAACAATAACAGCGAGCAGCCTATCGGTACGCGTATTTTTGGGCCGGTAACTCGTGAACTGCGTTCTGAAAAGTTCATGAAAATTATCTCTCTGGCACCAGAAGTACTCTAA
- the rplW gene encoding 50S ribosomal protein L23 codes for MIREERLLKVLTAPHVSEKASTAMEKHNTIVLKVAKDATKAEIKAAVQKLFEVEVNEVRTLLVKGKTKRHGQRIGRRSDWKKAYVTLKEGQNLDFIGGAE; via the coding sequence ATGATCCGTGAAGAACGTCTGCTTAAGGTGCTGACTGCACCTCACGTTTCTGAAAAAGCGTCTACTGCGATGGAAAAACACAACACCATCGTGCTCAAAGTTGCTAAAGACGCGACCAAAGCAGAAATCAAAGCTGCTGTGCAGAAACTGTTTGAAGTCGAAGTCAATGAAGTTCGTACCCTGCTGGTTAAAGGGAAAACGAAACGTCATGGACAGCGTATCGGTCGTCGTAGCGACTGGAAAAAAGCTTACGTCACCCTGAAAGAAGGCCAGAATCTGGACTTCATCGGCGGCGCAGAGTAA
- the rpsE gene encoding 30S ribosomal protein S5 has translation MAHIEKQAGELQEKLIAVNRVSKTVKGGRIFSFTALTVVGDGNGRVGFGYGKAREVPAAIQKAMEKARRNMLNVALNGGTLQHPVKGAHTGSRVFMQPASEGTGIIAGGAMRAVLEVAGVHNVLAKAYGSTNPINVVRATIDGLANMNSPEMVAAKRGKSVDDILG, from the coding sequence ATGGCACACATCGAAAAACAAGCTGGCGAACTGCAGGAAAAGCTGATCGCGGTAAATCGCGTATCTAAAACCGTTAAAGGTGGTCGTATTTTCAGCTTCACCGCACTGACTGTAGTGGGTGATGGCAACGGCCGCGTTGGTTTTGGTTACGGGAAAGCGCGTGAAGTTCCGGCAGCAATCCAGAAAGCGATGGAAAAAGCCCGTCGCAACATGTTGAATGTCGCGCTGAATGGCGGCACCCTGCAGCACCCGGTTAAAGGTGCTCACACTGGGTCTCGCGTATTCATGCAGCCGGCTTCCGAAGGTACCGGTATCATTGCCGGTGGTGCAATGCGCGCCGTTCTGGAAGTTGCTGGGGTTCATAACGTATTGGCTAAAGCCTATGGTTCCACTAACCCGATTAACGTGGTTCGTGCAACTATCGATGGCCTGGCTAATATGAATTCCCCGGAAATGGTTGCTGCCAAGCGTGGCAAGTCCGTTGACGACATTCTGGGATAA
- the rpmC gene encoding 50S ribosomal protein L29, with protein MKANELREKSVEELNTELLELLREQFNLRMQAASGQLQQTHLVKQVRRNIARVKTLLTQKAGA; from the coding sequence ATGAAAGCAAATGAGCTGCGTGAAAAGAGCGTTGAAGAGCTGAACACCGAGCTGCTCGAACTGCTGCGCGAGCAATTTAACTTGCGTATGCAAGCGGCCAGTGGTCAGTTGCAACAGACTCACCTGGTAAAACAAGTGCGTCGCAATATTGCACGTGTTAAGACTTTACTGACTCAGAAGGCGGGTGCGTAA
- the bfd gene encoding bacterioferritin-associated ferredoxin: MYVCLCNAISDKVIRHAVRQYQPRSLNQLRQLMPIGSDCGKCIRQARLIMEEEQAMLSPISDVA; the protein is encoded by the coding sequence ATGTATGTCTGCTTGTGTAATGCAATTTCCGATAAAGTTATTCGGCATGCCGTTCGCCAGTATCAACCCCGCTCGCTCAATCAACTGCGCCAGTTAATGCCGATTGGCAGTGACTGCGGCAAATGTATTCGCCAGGCTCGCCTGATTATGGAAGAAGAGCAGGCCATGTTGTCACCCATTTCTGACGTTGCGTAA
- the rpsJ gene encoding 30S ribosomal protein S10 — translation MQNQRIRIRLKAFDHRLIDQATAEIVETAKRTGAQVRGPIPLPTRKERFTVLISPHVNKDARDQYEIRTHKRLVDIVEPTEKTVDALMRLDLAAGVDVQISLG, via the coding sequence ATGCAGAACCAAAGAATCCGTATCCGCCTGAAAGCGTTTGATCATCGCCTGATCGATCAAGCAACCGCGGAAATCGTTGAGACGGCCAAGCGCACTGGTGCGCAAGTACGTGGTCCGATCCCGCTGCCGACCCGCAAAGAGCGCTTTACCGTTCTGATCTCCCCGCACGTCAACAAAGACGCGCGCGATCAGTACGAAATTCGCACTCACAAGCGTCTGGTTGACATCGTTGAGCCAACCGAGAAAACCGTTGATGCTCTGATGCGTCTGGACCTGGCTGCCGGTGTAGACGTGCAGATCAGCCTGGGTTAA
- the rplX gene encoding 50S ribosomal protein L24, which yields MAAKIRRDDEVIVLTGKDKGKRGKVKNVLSSSKIVVEGINLVKKHQKPVPALNQPGGIVEKEAAIQLSNVALFNAATGKADRVGFRFEDGKKVRFFKSTSETIK from the coding sequence ATGGCAGCGAAAATCCGTCGTGATGACGAAGTTATCGTGCTGACCGGCAAAGATAAAGGTAAGCGCGGTAAAGTTAAAAATGTTCTGTCTTCCAGCAAGATCGTTGTTGAAGGTATCAACCTGGTTAAGAAACATCAGAAGCCGGTTCCGGCCCTGAACCAACCGGGTGGCATCGTTGAAAAAGAAGCTGCAATCCAGCTTTCCAACGTTGCACTGTTCAATGCGGCAACTGGCAAGGCTGACCGTGTAGGCTTTAGATTCGAAGACGGCAAAAAAGTCCGTTTCTTTAAATCTACTAGCGAAACTATCAAGTAA
- the rpsS gene encoding 30S ribosomal protein S19 has product MPRSLKKGPFIDLHLLKKVEKAVESGDKKPLRTWSRRSTIFPTMIGLTIAVHNGRQHVPVFVSDEMVGHKLGEFAPTRTYRGHAADKKAKKK; this is encoded by the coding sequence ATGCCACGTTCTCTCAAGAAAGGTCCTTTTATTGACCTGCACTTGCTGAAGAAGGTAGAGAAAGCGGTGGAAAGCGGTGACAAGAAGCCTCTGCGCACTTGGTCCCGTCGTTCAACGATCTTTCCAACTATGATCGGTTTGACCATCGCTGTCCATAATGGTCGTCAGCACGTTCCAGTATTTGTTTCCGATGAAATGGTCGGTCACAAATTGGGTGAATTTGCTCCGACTCGTACTTATCGCGGTCACGCGGCTGATAAAAAAGCCAAGAAAAAATAA
- the rplO gene encoding 50S ribosomal protein L15: MRLNTLSPAEGAKHAPKRLGRGIGSGLGKTGGRGHKGQKSRSGGGVRRGFEGGQMPLYRRLPKFGFTSRKAMITAEIRLSDLARVDGDVVDLNTLKAANVIGVQIEFAKVILSGEVSRPVTIRGLRVTKGVRAAIEAAGGKIEE; this comes from the coding sequence ATGCGTTTGAATACTCTGTCTCCGGCCGAAGGCGCGAAGCACGCGCCGAAGCGTTTAGGTCGTGGTATCGGTTCTGGCCTCGGTAAAACCGGCGGTCGTGGTCACAAAGGTCAGAAATCTCGTTCTGGCGGTGGCGTACGTCGTGGGTTCGAAGGTGGTCAGATGCCGTTGTATCGTCGTCTGCCGAAATTCGGTTTTACCTCTCGCAAAGCGATGATCACAGCGGAAATCCGTCTGTCCGATCTGGCTCGCGTAGATGGCGACGTCGTTGACCTGAACACGCTGAAGGCTGCTAACGTTATTGGCGTTCAGATCGAGTTCGCGAAAGTGATCCTGTCTGGTGAAGTTTCCCGTCCGGTAACGATTCGTGGTCTGCGTGTGACCAAAGGCGTGCGTGCTGCTATCGAAGCTGCTGGCGGTAAAATTGAGGAATAA
- the rplE gene encoding 50S ribosomal protein L5: MAKLHDYYKDEVVSKLMTQFSYNSVMQVPRVEKITLNMGVGEAIADKKLLDNAAADLAAISGQKPLITKARKSVAGFKIRQGYPIGCKVTLRGERMWEFLERLISIAVPRIRDFRGLSAKSFDGRGNYSMGVREQIIFPEIDYDKVDRVRGLDITITTTAKSDDEGRALLAAFNFPFRK, translated from the coding sequence ATGGCGAAACTGCATGATTACTACAAAGACGAAGTGGTTAGCAAACTGATGACTCAGTTTAGCTACAATTCTGTCATGCAAGTCCCTCGGGTCGAGAAGATCACCCTGAATATGGGTGTTGGTGAAGCGATCGCTGACAAGAAGCTGCTGGATAACGCCGCAGCCGATCTGGCAGCTATCTCCGGTCAAAAACCGTTGATCACCAAAGCACGCAAATCTGTTGCAGGCTTCAAAATCCGCCAGGGCTATCCGATCGGCTGTAAAGTAACTCTGCGTGGCGAACGCATGTGGGAGTTCCTTGAGCGCCTGATTTCCATTGCTGTACCGCGTATTCGTGACTTCCGCGGTCTGTCTGCCAAGTCCTTCGATGGCCGTGGCAACTACAGCATGGGCGTGCGTGAGCAGATCATCTTCCCGGAAATCGACTATGACAAAGTCGATCGCGTTCGTGGTTTGGACATTACCATTACCACCACTGCGAAATCCGATGATGAAGGCCGCGCGCTGCTGGCCGCCTTTAACTTCCCGTTCCGCAAGTAA
- the rplV gene encoding 50S ribosomal protein L22 — protein METLAKHLHARSSAQKVRLVADLIRGKKVSQALEILTYTNKKAAGLVKKVLESAIANAEHNDGADIDELKVAKIFVDEGPSMKRIMPRAKGRADRILKRTSHISVVVSDR, from the coding sequence ATGGAAACTTTAGCTAAACATCTTCATGCTCGTTCTTCTGCTCAAAAGGTTCGCCTGGTGGCTGACCTGATCCGCGGTAAGAAAGTGTCGCAAGCTCTGGAAATTCTGACCTACACCAACAAGAAAGCTGCTGGTCTGGTTAAAAAAGTACTGGAGTCTGCCATTGCCAACGCAGAGCACAACGATGGCGCTGACATTGATGAGCTGAAAGTTGCGAAAATCTTCGTAGACGAAGGCCCGAGCATGAAGCGCATTATGCCGCGTGCTAAAGGTCGTGCGGATCGCATCCTGAAGCGTACCAGCCACATTTCTGTGGTTGTGTCCGATCGCTGA
- the rplD gene encoding 50S ribosomal protein L4 — translation MELVLKDAQSALTVSETTFGRDFNEALVHQVVVAYAAGARQGTRAQKTRAEVTGSGKKPWRQKGTGRARSGSIKSPIWRSGGVTFAAKPQDHSQKVNKKMYRGALKSILSELVRQDRLIVVEQFSVEAPKTKLLAQKLKDLALDDVLIITGELDENLFLAARNLYKVDVRDVAGIDPVSLIAFDKVVMTADAVKQVEEMLA, via the coding sequence ATGGAATTAGTATTGAAAGACGCGCAAAGCGCGCTGACTGTTTCCGAAACTACCTTCGGTCGTGATTTCAACGAAGCGCTGGTACACCAGGTTGTTGTTGCTTATGCAGCTGGTGCCCGTCAAGGGACTCGTGCTCAGAAGACCCGTGCTGAAGTAACTGGTTCCGGTAAAAAACCGTGGCGTCAGAAAGGTACTGGCCGTGCGCGTTCAGGTTCTATCAAGAGCCCGATCTGGCGTTCCGGTGGTGTGACCTTTGCTGCCAAGCCTCAGGACCACAGTCAAAAAGTAAACAAAAAGATGTACCGCGGCGCGCTGAAAAGCATCCTGTCCGAGCTGGTACGTCAGGATCGTTTGATCGTTGTCGAGCAGTTCTCTGTTGAAGCACCGAAAACCAAGTTGCTGGCGCAGAAACTGAAAGACCTGGCGCTGGACGACGTGCTGATCATCACCGGTGAACTGGATGAAAATCTGTTCCTGGCTGCACGCAACCTGTACAAGGTTGACGTACGTGATGTAGCGGGTATCGATCCGGTTAGCCTGATCGCCTTCGACAAAGTCGTAATGACGGCTGACGCTGTTAAGCAAGTTGAGGAGATGCTGGCATGA
- the rplR gene encoding 50S ribosomal protein L18, with translation MDKKSARIRRATRARRKLQELGATRLVVHRTPRHIYAQVIAPNGSEILVAASTVEKAIAEQLKYTGNKDAAAAVGKAVAERALEKGIKDVSFDRSGFQYHGRVQALADAAREAGLQF, from the coding sequence ATGGATAAGAAATCAGCTCGTATCCGTCGTGCAACCCGCGCACGTCGCAAACTCCAGGAATTGGGAGCGACTCGCCTGGTGGTACATCGTACCCCTCGCCATATTTATGCGCAGGTTATCGCACCGAACGGTTCTGAAATCCTGGTAGCCGCTTCTACTGTAGAAAAAGCTATCGCAGAACAACTGAAGTACACCGGCAACAAAGATGCCGCTGCTGCTGTAGGTAAAGCAGTCGCTGAGCGCGCATTGGAAAAAGGCATTAAAGATGTGTCCTTTGACCGTTCCGGGTTCCAATATCATGGTCGCGTCCAGGCACTGGCAGATGCTGCTCGTGAAGCTGGCCTTCAGTTCTAA
- the rplB gene encoding 50S ribosomal protein L2, translating to MAIVKCKPTSPGRRHVVKVVNPELHKGKPYAPLLEKNSKSGGRNNNGRITTRHIGGGHKQQYRIVDFKRNKDGIPAVVERLEYDPNRSANIALVLYKDGERRYILAPKGLKAGDQIQSGVDAAIKAGNTLPMRNIPVGSTVHNVEMKPGKGGQLARSAGTYVQIVARDGAYVTLRLRSGEMRKVESDCRATLGEVGNSEHMLRVLGKAGAARWRGVRPTVRGTAMNPVDHPHGGGEGRNFGKHPVSPWGIQTKGKKTRSNKRTDKFIVRRRTK from the coding sequence ATGGCAATTGTTAAATGTAAACCGACATCTCCGGGTCGTCGCCACGTTGTTAAAGTGGTTAACCCTGAGCTGCACAAGGGCAAACCTTATGCCCCGTTGCTGGAAAAAAACAGCAAATCCGGTGGCCGTAACAACAATGGCCGCATCACTACCCGTCATATCGGTGGTGGCCACAAACAGCAGTACCGTATTGTTGACTTCAAACGCAACAAAGATGGTATCCCTGCTGTTGTAGAACGTTTGGAATATGATCCGAACCGTTCCGCCAACATCGCTCTGGTTCTGTACAAAGACGGCGAACGCCGTTATATCCTGGCGCCGAAAGGCCTGAAAGCCGGTGATCAGATCCAGTCTGGCGTTGATGCAGCTATCAAGGCTGGCAACACGTTGCCGATGCGCAATATTCCGGTTGGTTCCACCGTACACAACGTGGAAATGAAACCGGGTAAAGGCGGTCAGTTGGCGCGTTCTGCTGGTACTTACGTGCAGATCGTTGCACGTGACGGTGCGTATGTGACCCTGCGTTTGCGTTCTGGCGAAATGCGTAAAGTCGAATCTGACTGCCGCGCTACGCTGGGCGAAGTAGGTAACTCTGAGCATATGCTGCGCGTTCTGGGTAAAGCAGGTGCTGCACGCTGGCGCGGTGTTCGTCCTACCGTTCGCGGTACGGCAATGAACCCAGTAGACCACCCGCACGGTGGTGGTGAAGGTCGTAACTTTGGTAAGCACCCGGTATCCCCGTGGGGCATTCAGACCAAAGGTAAGAAGACCCGCAGCAACAAGCGTACTGATAAATTCATCGTACGTCGCCGTACTAAATAA
- the rplC gene encoding 50S ribosomal protein L3, giving the protein MIGLVGKKVGMTRIFTEDGVSIPVTVIEIEANRVTQVKDLANDGYQAVQVTTGAKKANRVTKPEAGHFAKAGVEAGRVLREFRLSEGEEFTVGQSISVEIFADVKKVDVTGTAKGKGFAGTVKRWNFRTQDATHGNSLSHRVPGSIGQNQTPGKVFKGKKMAGQLGNERVTVQSLDVVRVDAERNLLLVKGAVPGATGSDLIVKPAVKA; this is encoded by the coding sequence ATGATTGGTTTAGTCGGTAAAAAAGTGGGCATGACCCGCATCTTCACTGAAGACGGCGTTTCTATCCCTGTAACCGTTATCGAAATTGAAGCAAACCGCGTTACTCAGGTTAAAGACCTGGCTAATGACGGCTACCAGGCTGTACAGGTAACTACCGGTGCTAAAAAAGCAAACCGCGTTACCAAGCCTGAAGCAGGTCATTTTGCAAAAGCCGGTGTTGAAGCTGGTCGCGTACTGCGTGAATTCCGTCTGTCAGAAGGCGAAGAGTTCACCGTAGGCCAAAGCATCAGCGTTGAAATTTTCGCTGACGTGAAAAAAGTTGACGTTACTGGTACAGCCAAAGGTAAAGGTTTCGCGGGTACTGTTAAACGCTGGAACTTCCGTACTCAGGATGCTACCCACGGTAACTCCTTGTCTCACCGCGTTCCGGGTTCTATCGGTCAGAACCAGACTCCGGGCAAAGTGTTCAAAGGCAAGAAAATGGCTGGTCAGCTGGGCAACGAGCGTGTAACCGTTCAGAGTCTGGACGTAGTACGCGTTGACGCTGAGCGCAACCTGCTGCTGGTGAAAGGTGCTGTCCCGGGTGCAACCGGTAGCGACCTGATCGTTAAACCGGCTGTGAAGGCGTAA
- the rpsN gene encoding 30S ribosomal protein S14 has protein sequence MAKQSMKAREVKRVKLANKFFAKRIELKAIISNVNSSDEDRWDAVLKLQTLPRDSSPSRQRNRCRQTGRPHAFLRKFGLSRIKVREAAMRGEIPGLKKASW, from the coding sequence ATGGCTAAGCAATCCATGAAAGCACGCGAAGTCAAACGCGTGAAATTGGCTAACAAATTCTTTGCTAAACGCATTGAGTTGAAAGCTATCATCTCCAATGTGAACTCATCCGACGAAGATCGTTGGGATGCTGTTCTCAAGCTGCAGACTCTGCCGCGTGATTCCAGCCCGTCCCGTCAGCGTAACCGCTGCCGCCAGACAGGTCGTCCGCACGCTTTCCTGCGGAAGTTCGGGTTGAGCCGTATCAAGGTCCGTGAAGCCGCCATGCGCGGTGAAATTCCGGGTCTGAAAAAGGCTAGCTGGTAA
- the rpsC gene encoding 30S ribosomal protein S3, which produces MGQKVHPNGIRLGIVKPWNSTWYANTKEFADNLDSDFKVRKYLTKELEKASVSRIVIERPAKSIRVTIHTARPGIVIGKKGEDVEKLRKVVADIAGVPAQINIAEVRKPELDAKLVADSITSQLERRVMFRRAMKRAVQNAMRLGAKGIKVEVSGRLGGAEIARTEWYREGRVPLHTLRADIDYNTSEAHTTYGVIGVKVWIFKGEILGGMAAVEQPEKPAAQPKKQQRKGRK; this is translated from the coding sequence ATGGGTCAGAAAGTACATCCTAATGGTATTCGCCTGGGTATTGTCAAACCTTGGAACTCTACCTGGTATGCGAATACCAAAGAATTCGCTGACAACCTGGATAGCGATTTTAAAGTTCGTAAATACCTGACGAAAGAACTGGAGAAAGCCTCCGTCTCTCGTATCGTTATCGAACGTCCGGCCAAGAGCATTCGTGTGACTATTCACACTGCGCGTCCGGGCATCGTTATCGGTAAAAAAGGTGAAGATGTTGAAAAACTGCGCAAAGTCGTAGCGGATATCGCTGGCGTACCTGCACAGATCAACATCGCAGAAGTTCGCAAGCCGGAACTGGACGCGAAACTGGTTGCTGACAGCATCACTTCTCAGCTGGAGCGTCGTGTGATGTTCCGTCGTGCTATGAAGCGTGCCGTTCAGAACGCCATGCGTCTGGGTGCCAAGGGCATTAAAGTTGAAGTCAGTGGCCGCCTGGGCGGTGCTGAAATCGCACGTACCGAATGGTACCGCGAAGGTCGCGTTCCGTTGCACACGCTGCGTGCGGATATCGACTACAACACGTCCGAAGCGCACACCACTTACGGTGTGATCGGTGTGAAAGTGTGGATCTTCAAAGGTGAGATCCTGGGTGGTATGGCTGCCGTTGAACAACCGGAAAAACCGGCTGCTCAACCTAAAAAGCAGCAGCGTAAAGGCCGCAAGTAA
- the rpmD gene encoding 50S ribosomal protein L30 — protein MAKTIKITQTRSAIGRLPKHKATLLGLGLRRIGHTVEREDTPAVRGMVNAVYYMVKVEE, from the coding sequence ATGGCTAAGACTATTAAAATTACTCAAACCCGTAGTGCAATCGGTCGTTTGCCGAAACATAAGGCAACGCTGCTTGGCCTGGGTCTGCGTCGTATTGGTCATACCGTTGAGCGTGAAGATACGCCTGCTGTACGTGGTATGGTCAACGCGGTTTACTACATGGTTAAAGTGGAGGAGTAA
- the rpsH gene encoding 30S ribosomal protein S8, whose translation MSMQDPIADMLTRIRNGQAANKVAITMPSSKLKVAIAKVLKEEGYIQDYKIEGDTKPELEISLKYFQGKAVVESIQRISRPSLRIYKKKDELPKVMAGLGIAVVSTSKGVMTDRAARQAGLGGEIICYVA comes from the coding sequence ATGAGCATGCAAGATCCGATCGCGGACATGCTGACCCGTATACGCAACGGTCAGGCCGCGAACAAAGTTGCGATCACCATGCCTTCCTCCAAGCTGAAAGTGGCAATTGCCAAAGTGCTTAAGGAAGAAGGTTATATTCAAGATTACAAAATCGAAGGCGACACCAAGCCTGAACTGGAAATTTCTCTGAAATACTTCCAGGGCAAGGCAGTGGTAGAAAGCATTCAGCGTATCAGCCGCCCAAGTCTGCGCATCTATAAGAAAAAAGATGAGCTGCCTAAAGTTATGGCTGGTTTAGGAATCGCGGTTGTTTCTACCTCTAAAGGTGTTATGACTGATCGTGCAGCGCGCCAAGCTGGTCTTGGTGGCGAGATTATCTGCTACGTAGCTTAA